The sequence below is a genomic window from Pagrus major chromosome 20, Pma_NU_1.0.
AGAGAGAACTTATTCAActtatttactcaagtaaaagtaggAAAGTACAGGCTCCCAAATGTACTTATAGTGTTAAAGTAAGGAGTACCAGCCAGTACTCCTCTGGACCTCGAGTACCTCCTTCCCTCTGAGGGATCCTgcggtctctctgtcactcgccTCCAAAACAAATATCTGTCTACCACAAGTGATACGTTCAGACTTTGGAGACTTCTGCCTCCACTCTTCACAAATGACTTTAACAGCAACATGTCTTTCCAAAATAAGTGTCCTTGATGCTGAGGATCATTTACAGACTTCACTGTGAGCAAGAGGAGAACCAGAACTACCTGAATGTGCACATGtgtgataaaatacatttatggaCATGATCTGTTCCTGACAGCTGGAAGATCGAAGTCACTGGAGGGCTTTGTCGATCCAGTCTGGATCAGTTGCTGCACAGAAAATCACCCTGAAGGTCCAGAACAAAAAGATATCCCTGTTTTTGGGGAGGGGGGTCGGACGAGAGGGCtaacatttctgtttaataATTGTCTGCATGTCTTTTTCTATACCtgaaaaatcaacaaataaaatattgatacaTCGATCGAAGACTCGTGTCGTTAAGACGGTCATTTATTGAGGCACTTGACACAAGCCATGGAATGTACAAATCAAATACAACAAAGTTTAAGGTATAATTTTTCACATTCTTGCATCTGTAAACATGGTAGAGATTATACATTCAGACAGTTAGTTCACATTGGACTGCTCCCAACTCTCGGGGTTGGTGTTCAGCACACGACCGCTACACAAGAGTGTACAAAACAGCAGTGGAGCCAAATACAAAACTATTTCCTGACTCCTGGTTTACAGCAACACGTAGGCAAACTGTTCATGTGCCCTCATCTCACCTGCACTGCATCCATTCTGTCGTTTCACATGGATAAAGAGGTCAGTAAATCGGGATGAGGCATCTAAGTCTATTTAGCAGCACAAGAACACTTCTCTACTCCAGAAAACTCaatcaataaatatataaatacatcatCTATATTTATAGCAGGCGTGTGCACAGGCAGAGTCTGTTAGCTTTGGTTTATCTCTCTACAGGATGTAAAcgtttatttttttgaatgatctcgagttttgtttttgctcctcaacaataaaaatacgtctatctttatatttatgttcCTTTAAtagttttctttcatttgtggCTCCAGTTGTTGGACGATGTCTGTGCACACGCCTGCTGAGGccagaacaaacacaaagtattcAGCGTGTCAGTGTAAGGCTGCTGCTCGTTAATAGATACAGAATgaggttttaaatgtgaaaagctACAGCTCAGGTCTGGATGTCCGTACACCCTGTACAGCCGGCTCAGCTGGTGCTCACATCAGTAAGGGTTGGTGTCCATAAGGCTGAAGTTAAAGGAATGCTCCACCAAAAAAACATGTGTCATGAGTATCAAATACTTATATTTATACAAAATATCGCTGAATACAGCGTCTGtgtgtctcagctgcagagccaCAAACATCGAGTCCTCTGTCATTTGTACGTTATAGAAATTTCATAGAAATCTTCTCAGacattcccaggttgtcaaatatggatgttttttttagacGCAACTGACtcagatgaaaatgtttctgtgacaaTATCAGACATTCAAAACGAGCAGTGGCGGATacgtaagaattctgcattaaatcTCTAAAACCGACAAGTactttgtatatattttgttgagttgtgtacttatattatcccaaatgtttccaaagaTGTTCAAACCcaagtttacttttttttaacccaaactcTGCTGTTTTCCAAAATCTCATCAAgcagttttgttgcctaaactgAACCAAACTGCAGCTGTTTTACAAAGTTACCCACGTTTTATACAGACTTTCATTTAGACGCTCAGGGGCGCAACAAAACATCTgatatttgacaacctgggagtgaaaacaggttgttttttctttaccagAATTATATCCCAAAAGAACTGAAATAATCAGAAGCTTTTACAGGCTGTTTTGAGCATTTCTTAGAGAGGAAATGTTGAATGAGGACTCATGACCTCAGTAGCTCTGAAATCCTGTCTGGTAACGAAGGTAAACAGCTGTGAACAACACCGTGTATTCAGCCATATTTTGGAGAAACTGCGATAGCGTAAAGCACTGAGTGTGGACGGTGGAGAAGAGGATTATGCTGCAGCAGACATGAAACTGGGTCGGTGTTTGTTTCCTATAAGAAGTTAAAACTTTGAGACATTGATGCTCAGTCTACTGTGGACCAGCAGGCATCTCCAGAGTGTCCCAGCTGGACTGTTTGGTGTCAGTCCTGATATTGTTTGGTATCGTAGTTGGTGAGAGATTCGACCTCTTCATGAGATCTTTAATCTCTGCAGAAGATGCAACAATCTGCCTGCTCAGATGAGGAAACCTGTGTGACTGCAGCCTGTTAGCCTGTCCCATTCTGTGGACTGAGGCTCTCCCAGGGACAGATGATCTCTTTGGTTCCCACTCCTCCCCGAGAGGCGGCCCTGGTCTCCTCGTCCTCATCCTCGGACTCTATGGGGTAGATACGGCACTCTGGAGGAATATCAACTTTAATCTGGAAAAAACTGGGCAGAGAGAACTTGGTAAGATACACGACTGATAGCCTGTTAAAACAGGACGCTGAGACGTTTCTTCTCTTGGTTTTTACTCACTTGGCGATCCGTCTCGGTGGAGCCTGACTGGGCTGATCCGGACTGATCGGCTGGATGCGGCTACTCGTCCCAGCAGCTGAGTGGCACTTGGGCGACAAGCTGGCGAACATGGTGGAGGGAGTGCAGCCACGCCTCAGCAGGCGACGCAGGGACAGAGCCATGCGAGACTTGGATGCGTTCCCACCAACGGAGGCCGGAGCCGCGGGGttcccctctccttctccttcactGGCCTCCACTCGCCGCTCAGAGGCCGATGTGCTGTCCAAGGCCACGCTGATGGGGGACGGACAGGCTGGGGTTTGGGCCaggaaggggagagagggggaggcgTTGGCAGAGGGGAAGTCGGAGATGCCAGAGTAGACGGCGAGGTGGGGGACAGGAGTGGTGAAGCGGCACAGCtgtgaggtcaaaggtcacaaaGAGAAGGTTTTCACTCCAAAAGCACGTTGGAAGATTATCAGCAGATGATTTCCTCCATAAATAACAATCAACAAGACAACACGTGCATAATGAAGCCTAATGTAGCTAATCGTAGAGCTAAACCGAAAAAGTTCCCtgaaaagtaaccagtaactaatCCTGACAGACAAACATAAAGAGGAGGAGTAAAAAGTGGAATATTTGCCTCTAAGATGTGaaggagtaaaagtataaaggtGCATAAAATGGGAGGAGTAAGAAACTGTCTCTTAATAGATTTTCACAGTGTTTTTGACAGATTCATGACTGATAATCATCGACAGTCCAGCAGGGTTCCCGCTCTTTGCTAGAgatcattttccaggacattttcagAGACAGTCTAGCCGGTACGACAGACAGGAAGCGCGCCCAAACGCTAATATGTTCCTTAACTAATCAATTTATAACCCCAATGCCTTTTTCTCTTGTGAGTTACAGGACATTATCCATGGGTGCATGAACACAGCCGAGGGTTGCTGGAAGTCTGTCACAGAAGCTGAGAGCAGGTCAGTCGTCAACTTCTGATTATTTTAGCAATTATTCCATCGATTAATCGAGTAATCGGATAAATAATACTTTTGCTTTAATCAGGAGTGATAGTAaatatacaaaagaaaaataagactcTTAAAACGAACAACTAACTGATTTCCTTCTATGTTTTTATAACACTATACAGTGAACTACTAATACTGTACTGTATcgtgtagttttggggagtttAAGTAATGTTCCAGGACATTCTGctttttccatgtgttttccaTGACAGCAACACGACAACATGAAACAGTGAATGAACGACAACTCAggacaaacacataaacatgagGTGGTTTGTGGGTGTTTTTATTAGTTCATGACTGATGACAGAGAAAACATACAGTGGTTTAATGATactaatattaataaaacatacaGTTAATGAGTGAAGATGGACAagaaacatgacagaaacaaCAGCTTGTATGGACAGACGATAACAGATGTGCAGAGTTTGTGTTTAAAGGCTCAGTTCATCCACTTTCCTTCAATATAGGGAAGTATATTACTCTTTAGCCGCTACGTGATCCACTTGTACAATAATGTACAGTTGGTTTTCGCTTCAACACTATAGGAGCAGCGAGAGTGCACCGACATAGCGAAGGTGTcggctgtaaaaccaaaacaatgagcttaaaGTTGCTAtaaagctaaaaaacaaaaactgcagtGGAGGtaaagttttctttcttttcacattaAACATCAATTGATCCTTcgttattataaaaatattaattatagcacctttaaacttcattttctatttaaatgtTTCCACTAAATAATCcgataaaataaaaagagaagatCCTGATCCTGACAAACGAGGAGATAaaactcctcctgtctgttcagGTCTTAGCAGCCTCCCTGCCCTGCTTGCTGAGTTTGCTCATGACCTGTGTGATGTCAACATTGGCGGCCATCTTGGccttctgctcctgctcctgctgccgGAGGATGATGGGGCTGAGACTGGGCCGCCGGTTCTTTGCGTTCTGCTCCAACTGGGAAtcactgggggaaaaaaaacaagaataatgaagaaagatgaggagaaaaTTTAGTTTTGGAGAGTGATGGACGCTACAGCGACGCTAATATCAGCCGGTTAGGTGAGGAACGTCCACTTTGCTGCCACGTACCTGAACTTGTGTTCATCAGGAGAGATTGCCTTCTGCAGCGTGTCCTTGAACACTGGAGACTTCATGTAGCGGCCGTACGagtcctgaaaaacaaacacgcGTCCCATCGTGAATGAGTTCAAGCACGTGGGAAATATATAACACCACCTCTGTTACGGTGTGTTTACTGACCTTCTTCATGAGCATGTAGATGTGAGTTTGAGCTGCGTCCAGGACGTATCTGTGAGGGTGCTTCAGGCCTTTCACTGTGATTTCCATCGTCTTTCCATCGATGTTGATCCACCGCGGCGCTCCACGAGCCAGGAACGTcctgagagaggaggacagacaaaAATACATTAACTCAGCTGCAAAtttgagggttagggttacggaTGAGAATACTTCTTCCTCCGCTGACTATCATGCacatattaaattaaaacagcATCATCCCAACTCACAACTTCctaagaaatgtaaaatgacttAATCATCAATACATTTCCAAAAACAGTTCACTATGGACAAAATCTTGATTTAAACTGTGATCGATAGGCTAAATGATTTCTGCCTccggctgcaactaacgatcgCCTCATAATGAATTCATTTGCAGCAATTTAAtgtattaataattaattgtttagtcaattaattgttaaaaaaacgttaaaaaaatGCAGATCACAACTTTCCGGATGTCTTATTTTATCTGAGCGACAGTCAACGGAGAAAAACACACCGAAGAAACCGAGAGAATTAATTGATTACAAAAAGACGTCGCTAATCATTTCTCGGCCAGTAAATCGTTTCACTAATTAACTTATTATTTCTGCTCCGTCTCCAGTTTCTACTGCTGTCAACGTTCATCAGAGGAGACTGATACGGTGTTTTgtacaaagagaaaagaaatcgAGACGTTACTTGTAGATCTGCTCGGCTTTCTCTCTCATCGTCGCTGCAGTGCCCCACTTCAGATCCTCACAGCTCTCCCAGAACGCCAAGTTCTCACCTGAGACGGTTcagaatagaaaagaaaacaacagaaaaaagaaaacttcacTATTCTGATGGCTGAACATTGTTTTTGTACGTGACTTCGTTAAAATAAACCTCCATCGTACCGCTGAATTCTTTCTTCAGGAAGAGTCTGAAATCATTTCGTCCTCGGGGGTCCGACAGCAGCTCCCCGAAGCTGAACGTCCACCTCTCCACTCGCATTTTAGTTGGGATTtccacactgtaacacacacagaggataaAATGTACACTTCAAAAGTTAAATCTCAATGGAAACGATATAAATTATGTGTCGTCCTCTGCTGACCCACTTGGGCATGTTTAACGTCCAGTATGTGACGTCATCGGTGAGCCAGGGGTTGCTGGGAAGACACTTGGAGAGGAAAGGATCATGGCTACTGTAGGTGGCGCAGTACTTCACCAAACTGCAAGAACGAGGGGAGAAAGAGTTTAACTGAAGATGAGCAGCATGACTTTCACTCGTTCAGCTCTGGAGATACACTGAGACGAGCGATTGCCATTTTCAGACATTCACTACATGATTCAACCGGTCTCAGGTGACTGGGTTTGTCGTATTTAGGCAGACTGGGAATATGATGGACTAGCTTACGCGCCAATGGACACAGACGACTTCACTCTGGGCCTCATGATGGACTGCTGGGTGAAGATCATCTACAGGAAGCGGAGGAGAGACGACAGCTATAAAAACGTCAGGAAAAACAGATCTGTGTCTGTGGATCACCGCCGAGgctcagaaagaaagaaatgtcacTCACGATTCTCTCGTAGTCGTCGGGTGTTTTTACCTGCAgaagaaaatatattaaatgttgCATTACAGGCGTCATCACAGAAtctgtgaagctgtgtgtgtttgtgtgtttggtcttttgtgtgtgtgtgggttgttTGTAACCGGTTTAAAAGTCTGAATACAAAAAGAGAGCCGTGGGAAAGGCctgcagaagagaagagaaaaagagaagaagagaaaagaagattAATTGTAGTAAAAGATAAAAGTTAAAtgaaacagcagacagagaaaggaaagagaagATAAGTTGCCTTTACTGCACCTGGATTCATGCATGAAAGCCTCTTATTGAATATAATCTGATTGACAGGAATTATGTTCCCTCGGGTCACGCGCCGACTCACCTGTTACCTCGTCTGCGTTAGGATCTATCCGTCGATCCAGCCCGTAGTCCATGGCACTCACTGTCCccggctacacacacacacacacacacacacacacacacacacacacacacacacacacacacacacatacacacaccaacgacagaaatgatgtgtgtgttcaccaaATGACTAATTAATGAGACGACTGTTTTCTGATGCTAATCATAAGCCGATAATGTGTCACACTTTTCTCGGCCATCTGAGGTGACAGCAGGCCGGGCTCCGGTCACGTTGTTCACTGCTGAACTTTACAAAAAATACGAATCAAAGTGATTCGTGTGTTTTCCTGCAGAGGctttaaaaagcaaataaactTGAAAGCACATTTTACAAGAGCGCAGGATAAGCGTGTCTCTGATTTATGATATTATCTGGGATATTAAGCTGACTTTGACTTCTGGGAATCAAAGGACGAGTCTGTGTGGGAAACGTAAATCTGATTTTATTGCGTTTAAATGCAAACGGCATCTGTGCTTTACCTTCTCCTACCCTCAGCAACAAAAGTTATAAATAGTGTCTTTCTCTAATGAAACATATCATGAACATTAtctgtggaagaggaagagaaacaataaaaagctgtttctgtattttttcttacaGATAGGCAGAAGTGAtgcattttggaaaatatgcttattcactgTCTTGCTATGAGTTAGCTGAGCAGATCGATACCCCCTCATGTTTGTATGCTTAGTGTAGAGAAAGAGCCACAGggtgttagcttagcttagcatcaaaAACTTGAAGCAAGTTCAAGCTCAGGAGAGGAAGAATGACACACAGCTGTTGCTGGATTAACCTGCTACGGAGCAAAAACTAGCTTTGGGTACCCGTTGACCCGTGTTCCTCTGACTCTCTAAGCACTATGTGACTCCTAAAAGAAGAAATAGCACAATCTTCCtcttacaaatgaaaagttaaactCCTTACCAATAAGAAACTGTCTTTTTTAGTTTAGTAAGCTCAGCGGTTTTGCTGCATTAATTGGCCTGGTACGACCAGTTAGCTTAGGGTGGCTAATGTTTTCTAGCtgcttaaagaggtcatattaagATAAATTTCaggttcatgcttttatttgggggtcctggTAGAATAACTTTacatactttcattttcaaaaaacacattttttgtccTCATATATAATCGTTCtcgtatataatatatatatttatataacgctTTGCCTACAGGAAGTGGGAATATGGTCAATACGCGATTTTTAGCGGGTACCCGTGTCTAAAAAACCCGCTAATTTTGGTAGAAAAGTGGTGTTATTACTGAGCGAGGACTCCGACCTGGTGGCAGTCATTAAGAAAaactatataactatatatatatatatctcgttgttggttttgtttgctTAAGTAGGTCATCAGTATTAAATGGTTTCGTTTTAAGTTTACTCAaattaccaaaaaaacaaatgacacatgGTGAACCGGAGGCGTTCAGGGACCCTGGAGGGTCtcacaaacacaagctgaaaCACAAGGTGCAAACCACCGCAGTACATTCTCCTACGCAGTGTGAAATATTAATCAGTTGTGCCCTTTTTCCTCTGACTGGACATGTAATGGTAATGAGGCATCATGGGTGGAGATAATTAGATACCCTGGGAAGTAAAGAGGTGGAGTGCAATTTATTTTCAGACCTCTCTGTGAGCTGGAAAACCCACTCTTATCTACAAGAGGCTGGAGCCTGAtaaccatctgtgtgtgtgtgtgtgtgtgtgtgtgtgtgtgtgtgtgtgtattctcacCGGAGGTCTGTGAACCACCCAGTAGGCTCTCTCCTGGCACTCAAACACCACACGGTCTggcttcttcctctccttcgcCGCcctacaaaacacacacacaaaaatcgTAACACCTCCTCGATCTTAAAATGGAGCCGCGTCTCTTTGCGTTTCCTCACACACCTACCTGTACTGCTCTTTAGCCTGCATCACAATGAAATCCCATTTATGATTCATCCACTTGTGCAGGCGGTTATACTGCTCCTGAGGACATGAAATAACACCTCAGCAAATGCCAGCGAGCGAAAAACATGAATCACTCGCAGGTCTCGGTCTCGTTCTCACCTGCTCGTGCAGCTCCAGGATTCCTTTCTTGCGTATGTTTCTTTTTGCCAGATAGATTGCTGCAATAACGACACAGAGAGGAGTGTTGACGGAGGGAgacatgtaataaaaatgtgtaaaaaaataaagtcacactAACCAAAATCTGTATCCTCGACGGGCCACTGCTGCGTGGGCCAGAAATACGGCGTCTGGAGAGGACGAAAACAGAATTGacatgaagacagaaacattATTGTGAGCCGGATTTGTTTGCTGCAGACAGGAACCGAGATTAAGTGAAATTATTTTTGCTCAGGAAACCAAAACCAGGGCAGTTTGAGGTTTTTACACCACAAAATTgtctccttcctgctgctgtttttgtcctCTAATGGGAAACTATTTAACAGGAAGTTGCACATTAAGTCTATGAGGCTGCATCCATTCGTCTTTTATTTTGCAAACCACGGGACTCTTTGGACAAATCATCATGAATGGCTCTCTTCATTATTTATTGACATCTTATGGACTCCAGGGTTAATCCACTAATCAAAAAACGATCAGCACAACAatgaataatacaaataatcatcagttgcagccTTAATTATCCCCTTAGAAGCTGCTGTGTCCTTGAGCCAAGAAGGCAGCAATGAAAAATGCATTGGTTGTTATCACAGTACCATTGTTAAAGCTTCTTAATGGGATAGTTGGgcttgtatgaggtacttatctaTAGT
It includes:
- the LOC141015497 gene encoding regulator of G-protein signaling 9-like, which gives rise to MTIRNTLRDHGQRYRPRMACLKKAEKLMLEMQDPKTGVKSQPQRLVITTIPHAITGEDIITWLADRFQVDAQEARSFGSMLVALGYIYPLRDHKRLVIKPDASLYRFQTPYFWPTQQWPVEDTDFAIYLAKRNIRKKGILELHEQEQYNRLHKWMNHKWDFIVMQAKEQYRAAKERKKPDRVVFECQERAYWVVHRPPPGTVSAMDYGLDRRIDPNADEVKTPDDYERIMIFTQQSIMRPRVKSSVSIGALVKYCATYSSHDPFLSKCLPSNPWLTDDVTYWTLNMPNVEIPTKMRVERWTFSFGELLSDPRGRNDFRLFLKKEFSGENLAFWESCEDLKWGTAATMREKAEQIYKTFLARGAPRWINIDGKTMEITVKGLKHPHRYVLDAAQTHIYMLMKKDSYGRYMKSPVFKDTLQKAISPDEHKFSDSQLEQNAKNRRPSLSPIILRQQEQEQKAKMAANVDITQVMSKLSKQGREAAKT